One segment of Chionomys nivalis chromosome 3, mChiNiv1.1, whole genome shotgun sequence DNA contains the following:
- the LOC130871121 gene encoding 60S ribosomal protein L37 — MTKGTSSFGKRRNKTHTLCRRCGSKAYHLQKSTCGKCGYPAKRKRKYNWSAKAKRRNTTGTGRMRHLKIVYRRFRHGFREGTTPKPKRAAVAASSSS; from the coding sequence ATGACGAAAGGAACGTCATCCTTCGGAAAGCGTCGCAACAAGACGCACACGTTGTGCCGCCGCTGTGGCTCTAAGGCCTACCACCTTCAGAAGTCTACCTGTGGCAAATGCGGCTACCCGGCCAAGCGCAAGAGAAAGTATAACTGGAGTGCCAAGGCTAAGAGACGAAACACTACCGGGACTGGGCGGATGCGGCACCTAAAAATTGTCTACCGAAGATTCAGACATGGATTCCGTGAAGGGACAACCCCTAAACCCAAGAGGGCAGCTGTTGCAGCATCCAGTTCATCATGA